The Enhydrobacter sp. sequence AACGACCGAATCGGCGGGTTTGAGGGCATCGCTGGGCGTCAGCCTGAGGTTGAATTCCTCCTCCAGCAGATCGCCGTCGGCCATCGGATCGTGCAGTTGGACGGTGATGCCGAAATCCTCCAGCTCGCGGACGATGTCGACCACGCGCGTATTGCGAATGTCGGGCACGTTCTCCTTGAAGGTCACACCTAGCACCGTGACGATCGGGTCACCGTTGCCGCCGCGACGTATAATGCTGCGTGCCACCCGGTTGGCGATGTATTTGCCCATGCCATCATTCACCCGACGGCCGGAATGGATGACGTGTGGATGGTAGCCGACCTCCTCGGCCTTATGGGCAATGTAGAACGGGTCGACACCAATACAGTGGCCGCCCACCAGGCCTGGCCGGAAGGGCAGGAAATTCCACTTTGTGCCGGCCGCCGCCAGCACGTCCTGGGTATCCATGTTGAGGCGGTCGCATATCAGTGCGACCTCGTTGATCAGGGCGATATTGATATCGCGTTGGGTGTTCTCCAGGACCTTGGCGAACTCGGCGACCCGGATCGACGGCGCGCGATGAGTGCCGGCGCTCACCACGCTTCGGTATACGGCGTCGACGATTTCCAGCGTTTCAGGCGTGTCTGCTGAGACGATCTTCAGGATATTGTCAAAGCGCCGGTCCTTGTCCCCAGGATTGATGCGCTCCGGCGAGTAGCCGACGTTGAACCCAGCCTTCCACCTGAGGTCTGAGATTTCCTCCAAGATGGGAATGCATACTTCTTCTGTGACACCAGGATATACGGTCGACTCGTACACAACGATATCGTCCTTCTTCAGTATGGAGCCGATCATTGCGGAAGCTCTCTGCAATGGGCCCAAGTTTGGTTGTTTACTAGCGTTAATTGGAGTGGGCACGGTCACGATATGGAAGTCGGCACTCCGCAAATCTTCAATCTTTTCGGTGAAGTGCAGGTTCTTGGTGACGAGTCTATCCGGTTCGACTTCTCCTGTTCGGTCATGGCCTTTCGAGAGTTCGGCAATGCGGCGCGCATCGATGTCAAAGCTCACAACGGGCATGCCAGCCTGGGCGAACGTCGTTGCGACCGGCAGGCCAACATATCCTAATCCGACTACAGAGATGCGTCTGATCATGGAATTACAATAGCAAAGCCGAATGGGAGCTTTCCGCTATTTTAGTTCGTTGGTCTGACCTATTTACGTGCTGCCGGCGAGGTCAGTCGGTCATGCCTGACATTGTCTCGAAGTGACGAGTACCGCTTGCATAGGGTGACCTGCCCTGATTCTTCGGACCACGGTTAACTTGAGAGCGCTGGCGTCTCCGGCTCCTTGTGTTGTCCCTTCAAGGACGGTGCTGCAACGGGCCGGAGCCGGGCGAACCTCGTTGTAGTGGCGGCGCCGACCTCGATCGCCAGCCCCTCCTTGGTCCATTCGTCGGTGACGGTCAGGCACCTGAGGCTGCTGGCCGTTGGCGCACCAGCCGAACCCGAAGTCGTACGACCAGACCTGGTTGGCGCCGGTCGGCGCCTGGGGCCATGGCAGGAGACGCCTGGCACAAAACGCCGCCAGGACTGGTGGCGCCGAATATGACTGCCACGCGGTGAGCTTACCCGGCCAGAAGGGCCGATTTGGAAGCTGCACTATAGTTGCAGTCCTTGAACAAATAGTATGGTTCGCGGCTATGGGTTATCTTTGAAGCATGGCGCACCGGTTTTTCTTCTTTGACCACTCCGGCACGCCATCCGCCTCACTTCCTCATCTCGATGTGATTGCATCGGCGGATGATGTGCGATTTTCGCGCGCAATTTTTGTTGCAGCATTTTGACATCGCTTGATATGCAGTCGCCCTGCAATGGACATGGGCGAGCCGGGAGCGATGGACCAGGACACTCCGACAGACGGGACGGCGCCACGCCTGATGGCGAGCCATCCCGGTCCTGTCGAGATGTTTCTTTTCGATCTCGACGGGACGGTGACGCGCGAGGAGCTGCTGCCGCGCATCGCCGCGCATTTCGGCGTCGACGAGGAGATCGCGGCGCTGACCCGGCGCACGATCGCAGGCGACATCCCGTTCGAATCGAGCCTGCGGCAGCGGGTGGAAATCCTCGGCCGGTTCCCGGTCGAGGAGGTCCAGCGCGTGGTCGCGGGCGTCGAGATCGATCCCACGATCCTCGACTTCCTCCACGCCCGGCGCGACCGCGCCACGATCGTGACGGGCAACCTCGATGCCTGGCTCGTCCGGTTGCGCGAGCGGATCCCCGTGCCAATGGTCACCTCGCGGGTGACCGTGGCCGACGGCCGGGTCGACCGCTTCGTCGAGATCCTGGACAAGCGGGTCGCCGCCGCGCGCTTCGCCGGCCGGCGGCTCTGCGCGGTCGGCGAGGGGCACAACGATCTCGGCATGTTCGAGGCGGCCGAGGTGAGCGTGGCCTATGGCGGCGTCCACATGCCGGCCGACAGCCTGTTCGATGCCGCCACCCACGTCGCCTTCGATCCCGGAACGCTATGCGCCTTCCTCTCTCAGTTGTGATCTCCTGCGCCGGACGCGGCAGCCGGCTGGGCCTCGGCACCACCAAGGCGCTGGCGATGATCGGCGGCCGGCCGCTGATCGCCTGGCATCTCGACCTGCTGGCCCATCACCCGGACGTGCGGATCGTCGTCGGCTACGACGCGCGCCGGCTGATCGACGCCGTCCGCGCGATCCGGCGCGACGTGCTGTTCGTCTTCAATCACGACTACCGGGAAACCGGCACGGCGGCCTCGATCTCGCTGGCGGCGCGCGGCCTGCCGCCCGGCGCGCAGGTGCTCTCGATCGACGGCGACCTGCTGGTCCATCCGCGCTCGCTCGCCGAGCTCATGGCGGCGTCCGGCAACCGGCTGGGCGTCCTGTCGCCGCTGGCGACCCTCTCCAGCGAGCCCGTGTGCGCCCTGATCGACGGACGGAACGGCCTGGTCCATGGTTTCACGCGCGAGGCGACGAAGGCTACGACGCTCGAATGGTCGGGCCTGTTCCGCGGCGAGGTCGATCTCATCCACAAGGCGAACGCCCTTGGTCTCGGCCGCAATCACGTCTATCAGATGCTCGAGCCCTTCTTGCCGATGCCCTATCTGGAGATCGACGCCACGGAAATCGACACGCCCGAGGATTTCCGCCGCGCGGAGGCCTGGATGGCGAAGGCGAGGCGGGACTGGAAACCCATATCGTGACCGACCCCGACCGATCCAGGATCATTTCCTTCTGGCACGAGCGCGCCTCGAAGACGGGTGCGACGGCGACGCGCTTCCATGCCGAGCATCTCGACTACGACCTGGCGGCGCTGGCGCCGTTCTGCCGCGCCGGCGCGCGCGTGCTCGAGATCGGCTGCGGCCAGTGCGTCATGCTGAACACGCTGGTGCAGAAATTCGGCGTCACCGCGCACGGCGTCGAGCTGGTCGCCTCCTATCTGGACCAGGCGATAAAGGACGAGAGGCTGACGACCGAGGTGGCCGACGCCGTCGACTACACGCCCCGGCCGGGCTTCGACGTCGTGATCCTCGCCGGTCTCATCAACTCCATCCCCGCGGTCGAGGAGCGCCGGCAGATCTATCGCCGGATCGCGCAGGCTCTGGCGCCGGGCCGGTTGCTGTTCGTCAAGTCGCAGTTCGGCCGAACCGTGGACGTCGATGTCGATGCCTGGTCCGAGGCACTGGGCGCCCACTATCGCGCCCATTATCCCCAGGTCGATCGCGAGGCGGCGCGTCTCGGCGAATGGTTCGATGTCGAGGTGACGTCGCCTTATCCGGCGGCGCTGAACCCGCACGCCAACACCCGGTTCCATCATCTTCTCTGCCGGGCGCGCTGAGGGATGAGCCTGAAACCAGGCATTCTGGGCGAGATGGAGGTCGCGCGCTCGGTGCCGGTGCGGCTGCTGCGACGGATCGCGGCCGACGTTCCGATCGGGATCGACGGCCCGTTCGCGGCCGAGCTGCGGGCGACGCTCGGCCAGAACGAGCCGAGCGGCGAGACAGGGGGCGGCTACCTGACGACCGACCTCGCCAAAGCCTGGGCGCTGCTGAGCGACCCGGAGGCGCTGATGCGGCTGGCCTATGCCGGCCATCGCCTGGCCATTCTGCCCTGGCACTGCGACGCCGACCGGCTGATCACCGTGGCGCCGGGCGAGAACCTCACCGAGCTTGCGACCGACCGCAAGCATACCTGGGCATGGTGCGTCTCCGAGGACGGCACCTGCAGCGTGGATGTCCACTCGTTCTTTCCCGAGCCGGTCGAGGCCGAAATCTCCTTCCGCCTCGTCCACCCGGACAGCGCGCCGCGGCAGATCACGCTCGACGGCCGGCCGCTGACGGAGCGCGACAGCGATATTCGCTTCAAGAGGCGGTTGGAGCCCGGCCGGACGCCGCTGCGTTTCGTTCTCGTCAGCGGGACGACCTCGGTACGGCACGGCGGCAAGCCGTTCCATTATGCGCTTTACAATTTCGAGGCCTCGGCCTTCGGCCGCGCGTCGCAGGGCTTCCGGCTCGACGCGCGGCCCTACGGCGACGCCTCGCCCGGCTTCGGACTGGATCCGCGCAAGGCGGACGAGGTCGCGATCAGGTACGCCCTGCATACGGCCGGCTTCCAATATGTGACATGGGCGGCACTCACCCGCACTTCGGCCGCGGTGGAGATGGCGGCCTGGAGTCGGGGCATCCCCTTCGAGCCGTCGCCCTTCGATCTCGACGACCGCGCTCGCTACGGCGGTTCGGTGACGAAGCAGGGGCAGATCTACTGGTTCCTGGCGCTGCATTCCGCCAATGATCGCCAGCGCTGGACGGTCTGACATGAAAAATCGTCCGCAGGTCGTGGCTGTCGGCTACAGCAGCGAGTTCTCGCTGGACCCGTTGTGCGACGTGCTTGTCGCGCGCGACATTCCCTGCACGCGCATCGACATGTACGACGCCGGCTGGCGAGAGCATTACCGCCCTCCCACCGATGGCCGCGAGGTCGTCCTCCTGAGCTCGCAGCATCCCAGCACCGGTCGCGGATTCTTCTCGCGCCACTACAATCTCTCGTCCGACGTCCTCAACCTGACGGACGCGATCAACTTTTTCGACCCTGCGCGCAGCTTTCTTTTTCCCCACGATCTCACGCATCCTTTTTATGACGAAGAGGTCGTGTCTCTGCGCGAGTTGACGGCGGTTCTCGCTCCGGATGAACGTTTCTGGTATCTTCGCCGCTGGACGCCGGTGCACGTCGTCGGATGGCCCAAGCTGATCGGCGCTGCCAAAGCGACTGACACCGCATCCGGCGCCGTTTTCATGCCAACGGACGTGGCGACGTTCAGTCAGCGCGAACCGGAAGTCTTCCGAAGCGTGTTTGGGGGGCTTCTACGGCCCGGCATCCGCTTCAAGCTGCCGGCCTTTTCTGGAACGGACGGGCTAAGGTCTATCCTTCTCGATGCGGGATGCGAGGAGATTCCAGCGACCGCCAACTCGGCCGAAGTGATCGCCCGCCATGCCACCGTCATCTCGAACGGCTTGTCGTCGATCGTCTCGGAGGCCGCTCTGGTCGGCAAGGATGTTATTTGCGTCAAATGCGGTGTTCAATCCGTCGAAGCCCAGTGGCACGCCTTTTCGAGCCACCCGAACGTCGAGCTGGTCGATCCACCCAACCTCGCCGAGGCACTTTCAGCGCCGCGGCGCGGTAGAAACTATACCAGCGAACTGATTCCACTCGATATCGATCTGGTCGTTTCGTTGATCTCGGGAACCATGGCTATTCGCCACGATGGCGCTCGGGTCGAGGTAGCGGAGATGGAACAATGACCAAGGAAACTGAAGCAGAGGAGAAGTTGCGCGCACTCCTCGCGGGAAATTCGGCCGCGCTCGCTGCCCTGGACGAGCTGGTGAAGGATCGGGAGGCGGAGCGGTACGAAGGCCAGCTCTGGCCGCATGTCCGGGAGTACAACCGCGATATCGCCGCGATCTTGGGCCATGCCTGCGCGGTACCAACTCATTTTCTTCATACCTCGTGGTCATTGGGCACGCCGACAGGCGACTTGCACAATCGATACCTCGACAAGGTCTTTGTCAGCGTCGAGGAAGGCCTGATCGAGGACCTGCTTGCACGTGGCATCGACGGCAGCATCGTCGAGTTCGGCGTATTCAAGGGATTCATGCTGGGCAAGCTCCTCGACAAGGTGGAAAGTCTCGGCGCAAGGCGCCGCTTCTACGGGTTCGACAGCTTCGAGGGGCTGTCCAGACCGTCGACGGAGCACGACTACGAGGGCTGGCAGGAAGGGCAGTTCAAGACGACTTTCGAGATCGCCGCCGCAAATCTGCGCCTCTCGGAACGCCCGCATCTGTCCCTCATCAAAGGCTGGCTCAATGACAGCCTCAAGGGGCCGGAGGCACAGGCGATCCGCCCTGTCGCCTATGCACGGATCGATGTCGATATCTACGAGCCGGCCCGCGATTGCCTGGCCTTTTTGTCCGATCGCCTGGCAGATGGGGCGATACTGGTATTCGATGATTGGCCCTATGCTTCGCAAAAGGGCGAGAGCAAGGCTTTCATCGACTGGGTGAAGACCGTCCCGCATCTCAGATTCGAATGGATCGGCCAGTGCAGTGCACGCATTTATTTTCGTGTTCATCATCGATGAGTGCGCGGGCTTGATTGGCAGATTGCATGAGCAGGAGGAGAGAATTCTGTCGTGCTGACTCAGGCGATGATTCTCTGTGGCGGCCTGGGCACTCGTCTCGGCCCCCTGACGGCGGCAACGCCCAAGCCACTGCTCGAGGTCGGCTCACGGCCTTTTCTGGACGTGTTGCTGTTCGAGCTGGGGCGCCACCACTTCCGTGATGTCGTGCTGCTGGCGTCGCACCAGGCGCCGCAGATCGTCGATTATGCACGCCACAATCCGATTGCCGGGCGCTTCGGATTCACCCTGTCCACGATCATCGAACCGGAGCCGGCCGGAACAGGGGGCGGACTCTACAATGCGCGAGATATTGCGGCCGAGAGCTTCCTGCTGTTGAACGGCGATTCGTGGATCGACATGAACCTGCTGGCGGCGGCACCGATCGTGGCCGGAGCGCCGGAAGTCGTTGCCTCGCTCGCATTGCGTCGCCTCGAGAATCCCGACCGCTACGGGACAGTGCGGGTGGAGGAGGGACGCATCGTCTCCTTCGCCGAGCGCTCGGCCGGCGCAAAAGAGGCGCTCATCAGTGCCGGCGTCTACTTTTTCCGTCGCGAGATCTTTTCGCACCTCGCGCCGAAGTGCTCGCTGGAGGCCGACATCATGCCGGCGCTTTGCCGGACACGTGCCGTGGCGGCGACGATTCATTCGGGCTTCTTCATCGATATCGGCGTCCCGAGCTCCTATGAGGAGGCGCAGCGGGAGATCCCGAGGCGGATGCGCCGGCCGGCGGTGTTCCTGGACCGGGATGGCGTTCTCAATTTCGACGATGGCTATGTCGGACAGATCGAGCGCTTCCGCTGGATCGACGGGGCGATCGAGGCCGTGCGCGCGCTGAACGAAGCGGGTTACCTCGTGTTCCTGGTGACCAATCAGGCGGGCGTCGCCCATGGCCACTATCCGGAGACCGCCATCGCCACGCTCCACGACTGGATGCAGCTCGAACTGCGCCGGCATGGAGCGCATATCGACGACATCCGGTACTGCCCGTTCCACCCGGAGGGCAGAGTCGCCGCCTACCGGCGGCGGTCCGACTGGCGCAAGCCGGCCTGCGGCATGATCACCGACCTTTGCGACTCGTGGGACGTCGACATGTCGAGAAGCCATCTGATCGGCGACAAGCCGTCGGATATCGAGGCCGCGCAGGCAGCCGGCCTGACGCCTCACCTTTTCGAGGGGGGCAACCTGCTCGACTTCATCCGAACACGGAAAGTTGTTGGAGCCTAACCCGCCAGAGCCAGATACACTGAGTACTTCAATGCAGGCGTAGCAACCTTCTGAGGGGGTGCCTTTTTTTGGGCACGACAAGAAGATGATGAAAGCCAGCATTGACCAGGTGCTGAAGCGGTTCGGATATGTCGTCTCGACGGACGACGATCGGAGAGAGATCGAGAGGCTGAAGAGAGCAGCAGCCCTTCGACGCTCCTTTGTTGACGTGGCTTTCAGGTACTTTCTCTACGGCGAGCGTGGCCCGACCGTGGAGGTCTCGTTCGACGACCTCAAGCCGGATAGCGACCCGGACTGGATCCCCCGGATGCTTGCGGCGAATGAGATGCACGAAGTTGAGTTTCGTATTTTCAGGTTCTTCCAGAATCCAAGTGAAACCATACTCGATATCGGGGCCAATAATGGCAACAGTGTCGGTTCCATCCTCGCAAGTGGATCAAAGGCCCAGATCCTGTCATTCGAGCCAAATCCGATGCACCACAAGTGCCTGGAGCGGCTCCGCGAGTTGCGAAAGGACGCGTTCGATTTTGTGCCAGTCGGACTTGCGGCAAAGGCCGCGGACCTGAAATTCCTGGTTCCCGTCGTAAATGATGCCGTGATAAGCGGCCTGACATCTGCGAACTTCGCGAAGACTATCGCCTGGGTTGCCCAGGAGAACCTCGTCGACTATGCGCTCCAATATTGCCAAGGCGTGCCGGATCCGCAACTACGCTTTGCCGAGTGCAACTGGTCGGTGATGCGTCTGGACGATGCCCTTCGACAAAACTACGGCGTCGCCGTCGACAAGATCGTTGCGATCAAGATGGATGTAGAAGGACATGAAGCTGCGGTTCTAGATGGGGGAAGGGCGACCTTGAAAGCGCACACACCGCTCATTTTACTGGAGGGCGCAAATCGCGATCCCGCTGTTTTCGATATCCTTGAGCCATTGGGCTATGTGTTCGCCGACTTCGATGGCGAGGCGTGTATCCTCAAGAATCAGATGTCCATGAAAGTTAACGGCTTTTATCTCCACTCGTCTAGATTGGGCCACTACCGCCAAATTGGCTTGTTGTCGTCGGGAGTTAAGTAGATTGAACCATTGCGGAGCGCGAGATCGATCTCCATAATTTCTCAACACCGTACGGAAGCGCGCCGAAGTCCGACAGGCTACAAGACGAAATGAAGAAACTAGTTCAGTGGACTTTTAACAAAGCCGGATATTCGCTGGTCAAATCACCCTCTCTCGAGGCGGAGCGACGACACGCCCCATCCGTGACTTCACTACCAGACATCGATGCCCAATCGAACGAAGAATATCGGCAGATGTCCGAGCGATTCTTCGGCAAGGGGATGCCGCGAGATTTGCGGAATGTTAAGCTCGCGTCGATCTATCCAGAGAATGACGAATTCTTTCAGCGTTGCTTTAATGCTTTGCTGCAAACAGAGGCCGAATTTGTTCAACGCCTGATCGACGATCAGGCGGCAAAAGGAGTGGCTGGCTCCTTCGTGGAGTTCGGAATCTATCAGGGAGCCTGGATCGATCGTCTGTTCAGGATGACCGAGAGCGCCGGCCTGACCGATCGAGCCATTTACGGGTTCGACAGCTTCAAAGGCTTGTCCAAGCCTCATGATCGGTTCGATGTGTCTTTCTGGAAGGAAGGCATGTATGCCGCATCGCGAGCCGAGGTCGAGAGAAATTTGAATATTGCCGAGCGGCCGCGAATTAAGCTGATCGAAGGGTATTTCAAAGATTCGCTGGTTCGCAAAGAGGCGAAGGCTGTTGGCGATGTGGCATTTGCCCGTATCGATTGCGATATTTACGAACCTGCCAAGGAATGCCTGGAGTTCCTGTCCAAGCGTTTAACGCATGGATCGATCCTCGTGTTCGACGACTGGACCCATGACTATGGAGTCGGCGAGGGCAGAGCCTTCGCAGAGTGGATCGGCACGGTTCCACATCTAAACTTCAAGTTTCTTTTTCTCGGACCCTGGGATCACCTGCACTTGCGCGTCTTGCATCGAGACAAGACGGACATTTTCTAGTCACAGTGGGAGCCGCTGAAGCTTCTCGTGCAGGAAGATCGACCGCATGTTCGCTTCAGCTTCGTCGTGGAACCTGGAATAGGTGGCGCGGCTGACCTCGGCCAGGCGGCTTAGCTCGGACGGCGTCTCGACGATCTCGAACAGGCTCGCCACGAGGTCGGCCATGCCCTCGTGCGCATGCCGGGGATCGCCCGACTCGATCCCCTTCGAGCCGCATTTGGTCGTCAGCAGCGGCATGCCGAAGGCCATCGCCTGCACGGTCTTGACGTTGATGCCGGTGCCCACCGTCACGGGCGACAGGACGAGGTCCATGCCGGCGTAGAACGCGCCGATATCCTCGACGAAGCCCGCCATCTCGACCCAGGGGCGGCCGAACAGCGGCTGCTGCTCTTCCGGCAGCCGGTCGACGATCGCCTTCACCTCGCCCGCGACGTGCAGGACGAAGGGGCAGCGCCTGCCGCCCAGCCTCGCCTCGATGGCGGCTATGCAATCGTGGGCCATCTTGAGGTTGATGTTGTTGGCGCTGGCGACGAGGCCCACGTGCCGCACGCTTTCCCGGTTCCTGTCGACGAACCTGGCCGGCTCGAAGTGGGGAATGACCAAGGCGCTGCGGCGGCCCGAGACCCGGTCGAAGTAGCGCGCCTCCTCGGCCCGTCGCGCGAGCACGATGTCGGCACGCGCGAGATAGGCGCCTTCCTCCTCGGGCGTGCAGGAGAAGAACTCGAGCGGCAGGCCGTTGGCGCGCAGCATGTCGTAGCGATCGCCCATCTTGTCGTGGGTGTCGATCACCTTGACGATATAGGAGGGGACGAACTCGAGCAGCCTCGACTGGAAGATGTAGGAGCAGATCACGACGTCGATATCGTGCTTGAAGCACAGCGCCCTGATGCGCTCGCCCAGCCCTTCCTCGTAGGCGCCGTCGAACGGCACGTCGGCGCCGCTCGGCATCGGCGGCTTGCCGAAGGGGATGATGTCGAGCGTGTCCCAGTTGGCCGCCATCTCGCGGGCGTCGGCGACCGAGTAGTCGCTGCTGCCGAGCAGCGCGAAATGGACGCGATGCCCGGCCTGCTGCATCCAGCGCGCGAAGCGGTAGATCGACGCCCGGTTGCCGTGGCTCACGGGATGGGACGGGACGGGGCTGAAATAGAGGACGTTGCAGGCGCCGGGCTTCGCCTTGCGTCCGGTCCCCGCCGCGCGGGCACGCTCCGCGCCGCTCATGGCCGAGGGCCACTCGACCGGCGGCGAATGTCCCTCCGCCAATGCCTTGCGCCACTTGTCGACGAGAAGGGACGTGTGGCCGGACGAGCGGCCGAACGAGACGATCTCCGAGGCCGGCTGGTAGAGCACGCGGAACCCCAGCAGGCGCGCCGTCATGCCGAGATCGGCTTCCATGCAGCCGATGTCGCCGTAGCGTGCGTCGAACCCGCCGGCCTTTTCCCAGAAGGACCGCCGGATCAGGAGCGACACGCTGGAAACCGAGTCCACCTCCCGCTCGACGTTCATGAGAGCGACATGACGGCTGGCGCCCCGGCCGATGTCGAGGATCGTGCCGTCGCGGAAGATCGTCGAGCCGCCGTCCCGGACGCTGCCGTCGGGCGCCAGCACCTTGGAGCCGACGATCGCGGCCCTGTCGTCCCGGTCCGCCGTCCTGACGAGATTGTCCAGCCAGCCCGCGAGCGCGATCGAGTTGGGATCGACGAACAGGAGATAGCGGCCGCGCGCCTGCCTCGCCGCGTTGTTGCAGGCTTCGACCAGGCCCCGGCTCCTGTCCGACCGCAGGACCTTCAGGCCGGGGAAGTGCTTCTCGGCGTCGAGCGTCTCGTCGCTGGAGCTGTCGTCGGCCAGCACGATCTCGAAGGCGATGTCGTGATCGTCCGCCGTCTGCAGGATCGAGTTCAGGCAGGCCTTCGTGGCCTGCCAGCGGTTGAAGACGGGGATGATGATCGAGACATCGACCGTCGCCGTCGGAGCGAGCGCCGGCAGGGGCCGCGGCGCCGCCGTCGCGCAATAGTCGCGCCACGCCTCCAGCGGAAGCAGGTTGGCATCGTTCAGGACCGACAGGAGCGACGGCAGGTCGGCCGCCGCGTCGGCGACATCCTCCGTGGTTGGCGGCGCGAAGATGCTCACGGGGCTGTCGGGCAGGCGGGTTCGCAGATTGGCGGCAGCGGCCTCGCTGTCGGCAACGATCAGGTCCGCGCCCGCTGCGCCCGAAAGATCGGCAGGCTCCGTCGAGGGATGGAGGATGATGGTGGCACCCGGCGACGCCGCCCGGATGGCCTCGATCAGCGCGCCCGGGGCATCGACATCGCGAAGGTAGAAGATGCCATGGTCACAGCCGTGGCAGAGCAGGTAGTCCCGCGCGCTGGCGCAGCCCGGCGTCGCTTCGGCAACGCGGGCGCCCAGACCCGTCAGCTCCTGCTTGCGGGATGGATCGATCTGCATCGTGGCCGGCAGGAAGGTCCCCTCGAAGCCGAGGAGATGCAGGTCGCGGACGATTATCGTCGTCAGCCGCGCGTCGGCCGCGGACTGCGGCCGCGAGGCGCAACCGTCGATCAGCAGGACGCGCTTTTGCCGTCGCGCGAGAGCCGAGGCCGGTTCCGGCCGGGGCCGACTCCTGGCTGCTTCCAGGGTCGCATGCGTGCCGCCGTCGGGGCAGGGAAGCCGCCCCTCGCTGATGCCGACCGTCAGGTAGTGGACCAGCGGATTGATGCCGCCCGCCGCCACATCGTGATTGTGGTCGTGATAGAAGCGGTTGCTGAAGCAGGGATGGGGATCGCCGGCGCTGTAGACGCCGCAGCTCAGATAGTGCCAGAGCGGGTTGATGGCGGGCGAGGCCGCGTCGGGGGTGCGGCTGCGGTAGTAGGCGCCATCGAACCAGGGATGAGGATCCCGGCCTTGCGCGGCGCCGTGGGCGAGATAGTGGACCAGCGGGTTGAGGCCGGCCTGGGCCACGTCCGGATTCCGGCCGAGATAGAAGCGGGCGCTGAACAGGGGATGCGGATCGCGCCCCTCGAACGCGCCGCGGGTCAAGTAGTGGACGAGCGGGTTGAC is a genomic window containing:
- a CDS encoding nucleotide sugar dehydrogenase, which produces MIRRISVVGLGYVGLPVATTFAQAGMPVVSFDIDARRIAELSKGHDRTGEVEPDRLVTKNLHFTEKIEDLRSADFHIVTVPTPINASKQPNLGPLQRASAMIGSILKKDDIVVYESTVYPGVTEEVCIPILEEISDLRWKAGFNVGYSPERINPGDKDRRFDNILKIVSADTPETLEIVDAVYRSVVSAGTHRAPSIRVAEFAKVLENTQRDINIALINEVALICDRLNMDTQDVLAAAGTKWNFLPFRPGLVGGHCIGVDPFYIAHKAEEVGYHPHVIHSGRRVNDGMGKYIANRVARSIIRRGGNGDPIVTVLGVTFKENVPDIRNTRVVDIVRELEDFGITVQLHDPMADGDLLEEEFNLRLTPSDALKPADSVVLAVAHRRYREGGWALVKPLLKPAGGFVADVPALLDRSSTPSGITLWRL
- a CDS encoding HAD-IB family phosphatase, whose translation is MDQDTPTDGTAPRLMASHPGPVEMFLFDLDGTVTREELLPRIAAHFGVDEEIAALTRRTIAGDIPFESSLRQRVEILGRFPVEEVQRVVAGVEIDPTILDFLHARRDRATIVTGNLDAWLVRLRERIPVPMVTSRVTVADGRVDRFVEILDKRVAAARFAGRRLCAVGEGHNDLGMFEAAEVSVAYGGVHMPADSLFDAATHVAFDPGTLCAFLSQL
- a CDS encoding NTP transferase domain-containing protein produces the protein MRLPLSVVISCAGRGSRLGLGTTKALAMIGGRPLIAWHLDLLAHHPDVRIVVGYDARRLIDAVRAIRRDVLFVFNHDYRETGTAASISLAARGLPPGAQVLSIDGDLLVHPRSLAELMAASGNRLGVLSPLATLSSEPVCALIDGRNGLVHGFTREATKATTLEWSGLFRGEVDLIHKANALGLGRNHVYQMLEPFLPMPYLEIDATEIDTPEDFRRAEAWMAKARRDWKPIS
- a CDS encoding methyltransferase domain-containing protein, with translation MTDPDRSRIISFWHERASKTGATATRFHAEHLDYDLAALAPFCRAGARVLEIGCGQCVMLNTLVQKFGVTAHGVELVASYLDQAIKDERLTTEVADAVDYTPRPGFDVVILAGLINSIPAVEERRQIYRRIAQALAPGRLLFVKSQFGRTVDVDVDAWSEALGAHYRAHYPQVDREAARLGEWFDVEVTSPYPAALNPHANTRFHHLLCRAR
- a CDS encoding TylF/MycF/NovP-related O-methyltransferase — protein: MTKETEAEEKLRALLAGNSAALAALDELVKDREAERYEGQLWPHVREYNRDIAAILGHACAVPTHFLHTSWSLGTPTGDLHNRYLDKVFVSVEEGLIEDLLARGIDGSIVEFGVFKGFMLGKLLDKVESLGARRRFYGFDSFEGLSRPSTEHDYEGWQEGQFKTTFEIAAANLRLSERPHLSLIKGWLNDSLKGPEAQAIRPVAYARIDVDIYEPARDCLAFLSDRLADGAILVFDDWPYASQKGESKAFIDWVKTVPHLRFEWIGQCSARIYFRVHHR
- a CDS encoding HAD-IIIA family hydrolase, with the translated sequence MLTQAMILCGGLGTRLGPLTAATPKPLLEVGSRPFLDVLLFELGRHHFRDVVLLASHQAPQIVDYARHNPIAGRFGFTLSTIIEPEPAGTGGGLYNARDIAAESFLLLNGDSWIDMNLLAAAPIVAGAPEVVASLALRRLENPDRYGTVRVEEGRIVSFAERSAGAKEALISAGVYFFRREIFSHLAPKCSLEADIMPALCRTRAVAATIHSGFFIDIGVPSSYEEAQREIPRRMRRPAVFLDRDGVLNFDDGYVGQIERFRWIDGAIEAVRALNEAGYLVFLVTNQAGVAHGHYPETAIATLHDWMQLELRRHGAHIDDIRYCPFHPEGRVAAYRRRSDWRKPACGMITDLCDSWDVDMSRSHLIGDKPSDIEAAQAAGLTPHLFEGGNLLDFIRTRKVVGA
- a CDS encoding FkbM family methyltransferase, yielding MMKASIDQVLKRFGYVVSTDDDRREIERLKRAAALRRSFVDVAFRYFLYGERGPTVEVSFDDLKPDSDPDWIPRMLAANEMHEVEFRIFRFFQNPSETILDIGANNGNSVGSILASGSKAQILSFEPNPMHHKCLERLRELRKDAFDFVPVGLAAKAADLKFLVPVVNDAVISGLTSANFAKTIAWVAQENLVDYALQYCQGVPDPQLRFAECNWSVMRLDDALRQNYGVAVDKIVAIKMDVEGHEAAVLDGGRATLKAHTPLILLEGANRDPAVFDILEPLGYVFADFDGEACILKNQMSMKVNGFYLHSSRLGHYRQIGLLSSGVK
- a CDS encoding TylF/MycF/NovP-related O-methyltransferase encodes the protein MKKLVQWTFNKAGYSLVKSPSLEAERRHAPSVTSLPDIDAQSNEEYRQMSERFFGKGMPRDLRNVKLASIYPENDEFFQRCFNALLQTEAEFVQRLIDDQAAKGVAGSFVEFGIYQGAWIDRLFRMTESAGLTDRAIYGFDSFKGLSKPHDRFDVSFWKEGMYAASRAEVERNLNIAERPRIKLIEGYFKDSLVRKEAKAVGDVAFARIDCDIYEPAKECLEFLSKRLTHGSILVFDDWTHDYGVGEGRAFAEWIGTVPHLNFKFLFLGPWDHLHLRVLHRDKTDIF